In the genome of Bradyrhizobium ottawaense, the window TCTCCCCCGCTCTCGCGCCAGACGTTCTTGATCGCGCGCAACACCCGCGGCGCCTTGGTCGTCAGTTCACCCTTGCGGACCTGCGAGCGGATCGTCAGGTTCAGTTCAGGCACGAGCATGGTCCGGCCCAGCTGGTTCTGACCGAGTACCCAGTTGAATCCCTTGACCAGCGCTTCCCGCGCTCCCCGTCGTCCAAAGCGCTCGGCCCATTCCAGCAGCGCAGGGGCCATTCCATACTGATGGACCGAATAGATCTCGTAGAAATCGAGGATGCGGCCGCTCGTCGCATCGAAGAACCACGGCCATTCACCTTGGGGACCTTGCAGCGCAATCAGATCGCGCACGCAAGTATCAGCCATGACGAGCGCGGACGCATCGCCGGTGAATTCGCCGTACTGATAGCAGGCGATGGAGAGATAGGTTTGCGTCGCAAATGATGCGAAACGGCGACGAAAACCGGACGGCGCGTCGAAGAACAATCCGGAATCGCCATGGAAACGTTCCTTCAGGAAACGGTAGAGCGGGCCGGCGAAGCATAGCCACTCCTTCTCGCCCTCCCTCGCCTGGGCGATGACACCCGTCAGCAGCATGCCCAGATCCTGCGCCCGGAAAGCGTGCCACCGCGACTGATCCGAGAGAACCGCTTTCAACTCTCGCCTGACTGGCTCCGGAATCGGGAGGCGGAGCTCGGCGGCGGCCCACAGCGCCATGCCGAATGCATATTTGCGCACGGGGAGCGCGGTAAGCTTCATGGCATTTCGATAGAAGATCTCCGGGAGATCAATATCAGCCGGAAGTTTCGCGACCCGCGACATCCCAAGCAAGACGTTGAGAGTGTAGAACACGTCGCTATGCGGCAGCGACTCGTGCGGCGAAGCGGGCCGGTCGAGGTGATAAACATGCGACCAACGACGCTCCGCAGGCAACCAGCAGCGTTCAAGCCCCTGCAACGCGTAGTTCACCAGGGGCGAGTTTGATAACGGCGCCTTCGCTCCAGCGGGCACTATGAATTTCACACCAGAATTCGGACTGATCATCATTTCCAGTACACCATTGTAAATTCGGCTCAGTACTCCCGGATGCTTTCATCCAAGCCGCGAAGCAGGGGATAGAGAAAATATGAAATCACCGTTCGCTGTCCGACCTTCATCTCGGCGGTGACCGCCATACCAGGCATCAACTGAACGCGCTCGGACGGCAGCCGAAGGTGCGTGTCCCGCAGATCGATCAGTACGCGGTAATAGGGAGCTGACGACCGGCGCACACCTTCGGCCTTCGCCTCTGGCGAGAATGAGTCCTGACTAATGACTCCGACCTCGCCAGTAGCGGTGCCGTACTTCTGAAATGGAAATGCCTCGAACTTCACTCGTACGGCCTGCCCGACCGCCACCTGCCCGATATCCCTACCCTCCACGTTGACCTCCGCCCGGAGCGTCTCGTCCCGTGGAACCAGCACAAACAAAGTCTCGGCCTCGCGGACCACCGAACCCACCGTCCGATTGGCAATGTCGAGTACCACCGCATCCGCCGGTGCATTCAGCACGATCAGCTGCCGACGGAGCTCCGCCTTTTTGAGCTCTTCGGCAGTGCCATCCCGCTTTGGCAACGTCTCGACAAGTTCCTGATAGGCGCCGCGGCGAAACTCGGCAGCGAACACCTTCTGGTCTGCACGGGCCTTGTCCAGACGATGCGTGTTGTCGACGATGCTGCCACGGACTCGCGCCAGGTTGCTTTCGACCTCCAACCGCGCATCCCGTGATAGCAGGAAGTTCAGTCTTGAACCGACCTCCTTGGCCATCAACGCGCTTCGCATGGCTTCAATGGACTGCATCGTGTCCAGCCGCTGGGCCAGGACCAACTCCTCGCTCTGAGCCGTTTTTAGATTGGCCTGTGCGGACGCAATCTGTGCGTCATAGTTCTGGATCTGAAGGTCGTAAGCCGCCTTCCTCTGGAGGAATACCCTTCTCTGCAGAGCTTGGTCGGCGTTCGCCGCCTCATCGAGGCCGTAGTCCGTGCCGTCCAACTCGGCTCGAAGCCGGCCGATGGAGGCGTCGAGACCCGCCAGGCGACCGCGCAGTTGAGCAAGATCGGCTTGAGAGAATGTCGGATCGAGGACCGCAAGCACGTCGCCGCGATTGACGGCGTCGCCGGCCTTGACGCGAATCTCCCGAATAACCGACGTTTCCAGCGGCTGTACGACCAGGTTCGGACGCGTCGTGATCAACTTACCCTGCGCAGTCACAATCATATCAACGCGAGACACGCATGCGAATGTGATCGCCGCAGCGATCAGGGCGACGACGCAATAGAGCGTGATCCGTCCCACACGCGGTGGCGTCTGCTGCTCGATCTCGGCTGCGTCTGATTGAAATTGCGCGACAAAGCGAGGATCTGTGGGCGCGGACCTCATGAGCCGGCGTCTCGTCCGTGAACCGGACGGAGACCCGGATCTGCCTGAGGCTGCTTCAGCTCTGATCTTTTCAGCCGCAGTCATGCGACCTGCCTCGTCTGCTGGTTCCAGAGATGCCTGTAGAAGCTGCATTTCGACAGCAGCGCGTCATGACGATCTACATCGACGACCCGTCCACGGTCGATCACCAAGATCTGGCTTGCGTCCGACAACATCGAAAGCCGATGCGATACGATGACGACGGTCCGTCCCTCCGCAATACGTCGCAGATTGCGCCGAATGATCGCCTCGCTCTCGGAATCCAGTGCGCTGGTGGCCTCATCGAGGATCAGGATACGCGGGTTGACGATCAAGGCCCGCGCGATCGCAAGCCGCTGCTTCTGCCCGCCTGACAGGTTCGATGCCTGCTCCTCGAGCATGGTGTCGAACCCCCTCGGCAACCGCTCTATGAACTCGTCCGCACCGGCGAGCTGAGCCGCCCGGACGACCTCCTCGAACGTGGCGTCGCGCTTCACGCATGCGATATTTTCGCGCACTGTGCCCCGGAACAGGAAACTGTCCTGGAGCACGATCCCTAGATTCCGTCGCAGATGGGCGAGATCGATCTCGCGCGAATCGTGACCGTCGATGCGCACCAACCCCTGCTGCACCGGATACATTCCCGCGATCAGGCGTGTCAGCGTTGTCTTGCCCGAACCGCTCCGGCCGACAATTCCGAAGATCGAGCCGGGAGCGATCGAGAACGACACGTCGTCCAGCGCCGGCGTTCCCTCCCCATAGCGAAACGTGACGTTTTCAAACTCGATCTGCCCGGCGAAGTCGGGCCGCACGCCTTCGCGACGACCGTCGCGTTCCAGCTCCGTGTTCATGACCTCGCCGAGCATCTTAACGGCGAGCGCAACCTCTTGATATTCATGCACCATGGTCACCATCTGCACCAGCGGCCCCGAAACGCGTCCCGCCAGCATGTTGAAGGCGACAAGTGCGCCGATCGTCATCTCGCCGCCGAAGACATCGAGCGCACCAAGTGCGACGATGCCGAGCGTCATCATCTTCTCGAGGAAACCGGTCAAGGCCTGAGCGCCCGCCGAGATTTTTTCGACGCCAAACCGCATCGATACCGACTGCGCGCAACGATCGTCCCATGTCCTGTTCTGGCCGGGCTCCATGGCCAACGACTTCACGGTACGCATGCCGTGCACGGTCTCAACGAGGAGCGCCTGGCGCCCGGCTTCGGCCTGATAAAGCTGGTAGAGCCGCCGTCGGAACGGTCCCATCAGAATAGCAATCACGCCCGCGCTGATGGCGGTGAATGCCAGCACGA includes:
- a CDS encoding HlyD family type I secretion periplasmic adaptor subunit yields the protein MTAAEKIRAEAASGRSGSPSGSRTRRRLMRSAPTDPRFVAQFQSDAAEIEQQTPPRVGRITLYCVVALIAAAITFACVSRVDMIVTAQGKLITTRPNLVVQPLETSVIREIRVKAGDAVNRGDVLAVLDPTFSQADLAQLRGRLAGLDASIGRLRAELDGTDYGLDEAANADQALQRRVFLQRKAAYDLQIQNYDAQIASAQANLKTAQSEELVLAQRLDTMQSIEAMRSALMAKEVGSRLNFLLSRDARLEVESNLARVRGSIVDNTHRLDKARADQKVFAAEFRRGAYQELVETLPKRDGTAEELKKAELRRQLIVLNAPADAVVLDIANRTVGSVVREAETLFVLVPRDETLRAEVNVEGRDIGQVAVGQAVRVKFEAFPFQKYGTATGEVGVISQDSFSPEAKAEGVRRSSAPYYRVLIDLRDTHLRLPSERVQLMPGMAVTAEMKVGQRTVISYFLYPLLRGLDESIREY
- a CDS encoding peptidase domain-containing ABC transporter translates to MPQPTSVEIERFEPEPPSSEDEPRRAAQTALECLSRIAAHHGIDLPSDRLRHAYAVDETGISTDLLLRMAHDAGLRARTAQLDWKAICQLGEAYPALVQLSNLNWVLVVGAGPECDAVTVFDPLAERTGEHLLVDADRFCARWTGKVVLFKRESSPSQGHRPFGLRWFIPEMLREWRLLSDVAIAAVFLYALGLALPIFFQLVIDKVLVHESLTTLYVLSAGAILALCFDAVFSFLRRYLLLYATNKIDIRVATRTFRHLLGLPVTFFERISAGVLVKHMQQAGRIREFLTGRLFLTALDALSLFVFLPVLALYSIKLTCVVLAFTAISAGVIAILMGPFRRRLYQLYQAEAGRQALLVETVHGMRTVKSLAMEPGQNRTWDDRCAQSVSMRFGVEKISAGAQALTGFLEKMMTLGIVALGALDVFGGEMTIGALVAFNMLAGRVSGPLVQMVTMVHEYQEVALAVKMLGEVMNTELERDGRREGVRPDFAGQIEFENVTFRYGEGTPALDDVSFSIAPGSIFGIVGRSGSGKTTLTRLIAGMYPVQQGLVRIDGHDSREIDLAHLRRNLGIVLQDSFLFRGTVRENIACVKRDATFEEVVRAAQLAGADEFIERLPRGFDTMLEEQASNLSGGQKQRLAIARALIVNPRILILDEATSALDSESEAIIRRNLRRIAEGRTVVIVSHRLSMLSDASQILVIDRGRVVDVDRHDALLSKCSFYRHLWNQQTRQVA